The Nonlabens sp. Hel1_33_55 genome contains the following window.
TGGACGGAGTGTTTACTGATGGTTGCGTGTATTATAGTCGTGATGGTGAAGTCATGAAAAAGTTTGATATGCGGGATGGTATGGGACTGGAAATCCTACGTCAGAATCATGTAGAAGTTATAGTAATGACCTCAGAAGACTCTCAGATTGTAGCCAGCCGTATGAAGAAATTGAAGATTAAAGATGTTTTCCTGGGAGTCAAGGATAAATACAGCCTTCTATCAAGAATAATAGCACAGCGAGATTTAGATTTTTCACAAATCGCTTATATAGGTGATGATGTTAATGATATGGCAAACATCTGTGCCGCAGGATGGTCATTTGCTCCGGCAAATGCGACCATGGAAATAAAGCGTCATGCAGACCTCGTTCTTTCAAACCACAGCGCGGCAGGAGCCATACGAGAAGCCTGTGAGTTCATCATGAAGTATAACGATCGATTTAATCACAATTTTACGTGAGCTATAAGATGATTTATAGCTTAAGAATATCAAGTTCAAGAATTTATGGATTAGATTTTCTACGTTGTTTAGCTATATTATTCGTTGTTTTTGGCCATGGAGCATATTTGATGGAATGGGAAAACTATATGTATGTAAATTATTTTTTATTTGATGGTGTAGCGATTTTTTTTGTTTTAAGTGGGTTTTTAATAGGAAGGATTCTTCTCAACCTTGTTGAAAACCCACAATTTTCATATTTACATTTAATTGATTTTTGGTTGAGACGTTGGCTACGTACTTTACCAAATTATTTACTGATCTTGTTAATATTATTTGGTTTAAATCTATTGTTTACTAATGGGTTTCAAATCAGTAATTATTTCTCTTACTTCATTTTCTCACAAAATCTTATAAATAAACACCCAGATTTCTTTCCAGAGGCATGGAGTCTATCTATTGAAGAATGGTTTTACCTATTAACTCCCATTCTTCTGTTTGTTGGTATTGTAGTTTTTAAAATCAATAGGAGATGGGTGATATTTTACTCCATTCTTTTGTTGTTGATTGGCTCTACTTTTATTCGCTATTCTTTATACGCTCATGGAGAAATTGTTGACGGCGAGGCTTGGGCGAAATTGCTATCAGGACGTGTGGTAACAAGACTAGATAGTATTATGTATGGTGTAATAGGTGCAGTATGTTCAAAATATTATCGTGTACTATGGTTTAAATTTAAGAATGCTTTGTTTTTTGTTGGTTTATTATTATTTCTTTTTATAAAATTTTCGCCAATTGATTATAGCGCGATAGGTTTTTTTAATTCAGTATTCTCATTTAGCCTAATTTCTATAGCAACCTTATTTTTACTACCTTTTTTAAGCCACTTAAAGAATGGGAAAGGACTAGTTTATAAAATAGTTACATTCATCAGCTTAATTTCTTATCCAATGTATTTGGTAAATCTATCAATAGTCCAATATTGGATTTTGAACATTGTTGATTGGGATAGTATGACTTATTTCAATTCGTATTTTAAGGTATTACTAAGCTATTTTTTATATTGGTTATTAACTATTGGGTTAGCGTTTTTCATTTATAGGTATTTTGAAAAACCTATCATGCGCTTTAGAAGCAGATTGAGAATAATCTGATCTTATAAATTAGTAAAACTTATGAATAAATACCAACCACCGTTCACCATCGCAGAAATAGGTGGGAACCATAAAGGCGATATGGAAATCGCCAAAGAAATGATAAAGGTCGCCTCCATATTTTGCAAGGTGGATGCCATCAAGTTTCAAAAGAGACATAATATTGAATTGCTAACACAAGAGCAATATGAGGCGCCGCATCCTAATCCCGTTAATTCTTATGGCGATACCTATGGGGCACACCGCGAATTTTTGGAATTTGATGTAGACCAGCATGCAGAGTTAAAATCCTACTGTGAAGAAATGGGAGTTATATATGCTACAAGCGTTTGGGATGTAACCAGTGCAAAAGAAATCGCAACCCTTGAACCAGATTTCATCAAAATTCCCAGCGCCTGCAACAATCATTTTGAAATGCTGGGCTGGTTGTGTGAAAATTATAACGGTGAGATCCATGCCTCTACGGGTATGACTACACGTGATGAAATTAAAACCATCGTTGAGTTTTTTGAAGGTAAAAACCGTGCAAAGGATCTGGTTCTATACAACTGTACCTCAGGATATCCGGTACCTTTTCCAGACGTTTGCCTGCTGGATATTACTACCCTAACAAAAGAATATGGTGACAGGGTAAAATCTATCGGGTTTTCAGGCCACCATCTGGGGATTGCAGTTGATGTGGCGGCCTATACACTAGGGGCACACATTGTAGAACGGCACTATACGCTGGACCGTACATGGAAAGGAACGGACCATAGCGCGTCACTTGAACCGGCCGGTATGAGAAAGCTGGCGCGAGATCTCCGTGCGGTTCATCAAGCGTTGACACACAAAGAGACAGATATTTTACCTATAGAACAAGTGCAGCGCGATAAATTAAAATATCGAAAATGATTGTCAAATGAATTTACTTTCATTGTTTAAACGAGTGAAATTCAGGCTTTACAGTTATAAAAAAAAGGTAAAGACTATCACAGTGGACCGTTTGCTGGCTAATGATTTTTATTTTAAGTACGAGGGTTACTGTAATTGCTGCGATCAAAAAGTAACCTTTAGTTCTAGAAATAGCTGGCTCAGAGATTATTTTTTCTGTGATGATTGTAAGAGTATACCGCGTGAGCGAGCTCTAATGAGAGTCATTGAAGAGGAATATCCGAATTGGCGATCCTTAAAAATACATGAATCTTCACCTGGAAACAGGGGAACAAGTTTAAAGCTAAAAAAGTATGCAGCTGATTATAGTTGCTCACAATATTTCCCGAATCATAAAAACGGAAGCCAGGTAAATAATTGGATGAACCAGAATCTGGAAGATTTAACCTTCGAGGATAACTCTTTTGATTTAATAATCACACAAGATGTATTGGAGCACGTTTTCAACCCAGCAAAAGCATTTCAAGAGATCGGTAGGGTACTGAAGAGAGGCGGTGCACACATATTTACAGTTCCATTGGTCAACAAGCACCAAAAAACGGAGCGATGGGCTACTATTGATGAGAACGGTGAATTAAATTTCTTAGGGGAACCAGAGTGGCATGGAAATGTTGTAGATCCTAATGGTTCACCTGTAACAATGCATTGGGGCTTTGATATCATCGAATTTATTAAGAAATATTCTAATTTAAACACTAAGATTTTTCATATCGATGACTTGAGTAACGGAATTAGGGCAGAGCTGATTGAAGTTTTAGTAACTAGAAAATCATAGTGTGAAATCGATGCATAGTAAGAAAGTTTTCATCTTGTTCCCTGACGGTGTCGGTCTACGCAATTTTGCTTTCACCGGTTTCAAGGAAATAGGCGAGCAGCTAGATTTTGACATTACCTACTGGAACAATACGATTTTTCCCATACAAAGTGAATTAGGTTACAAAGAGCTTCATATAGGCAGCACGAAAATTCATCCCAAAACTCCAGTATTGAGTCATGCTCGCAAGAGGGTGGAATTAGCGCTTTCGCGAAAGCGAGCAAATGATCATGTTTATAACACCTATCGATTCCCATTGAAATGGAATGGACCTAAGCATTTCTTGAAAAGTGCCTTCGTGAAATTTCACGAAAGATTCAACGCCACACCGCATGGCTGGCAGCGCCTTATGGATCAAATGTATGCAGCAGAACGATCTACAGATAGATACCAGAAAGCCAAGACTCAACTGCAGGAACACCAGCCAGATTTGGTTTTTTGCACAACGCAGCGTGCCACACAAGCTATAGCACCCATGCTGGCCGCCAAGGATCTGGGAATCAAGACGGCCTGCTGGATCTACAGTTGGGATAATTTGCCCAAGGGTATGAGCACGATAGAGACAGATTATTATTTTGTATGGTCAGATCTAATGAAACAGCAAATGTTGGAATATTACCCAAAGACTGTTCCCGAACAGATTTTTGTGACGGGCACGCCGCAATTTGAACCTCATTATGATAATAGTATTCTGCTTTCGCGAAAGCAGTTTTGTGAAGAGCATCATCTGGATGAGGATACACAATACATCTGTTTTTCTGGTGATGATCAGACGACATCGCCGCTAGACCAGTATTATCTGGAGGACACCGCAATTGCCGTTAGAAAACTACGGGATGAAGGTTATAATTTGGCCATTATTTACCGTCAGGTGCCGATTGATTTCACAGGACGTTATGACAAGGTCCTTGAGAAGTATGCAGACGTAATTACTACTATCGCGCCCTTATGGAAACCTATGGGAGAGCATTGGAATCAGGTGATGCCTACAAAGGCTGATTTTGCTAGATTGGTTAACACGTGTTACCATAGCGAGATGGTGGTAAACATCTGTTCGAGTATGGTATTTGACTTTGTAATTCACGGGAAGCCGACCATCTTTCCCAACTATGAACAGCCGCAACTTAAAAAAGGGATACGTGACATAGGTCAAAATTATGAGTATATTCATTTTAGGTCTATGCCGGACCGAGAAAAAAGCGTGGTCTGGGCCTATAATAAATCTGAAATATATGAGGGAATCAAAGGCCTACTGGATGGAGCATTGAATCCAGTGTCCATAACAAAACAGTGGTATGAAGTCGTCAATAGATCTGATTCTCCTAATAAAGCCAGTGAACGTATATGGAAGGGTATTGCGGAAATATTGCCTAGATGAAATCCTTTTTAAAATATCTTTTTTTAACTATTTCAATAATTATCGTGGCAAATTTTATTCTAGGTGCGATAGTAGATTACAGTTTGCGCAGTATTTCTGGGAGTACACTTGAGGAACGGGATAAAATAGTAGAAGGAGAGATCAGTTCAGATGTCATATTGTTGGGTATCTCTAGAGGTAAAATAAGTTGGAACCTTTTTGTCTTTTAAAATCATCTCAATGCGTCAACCAATAATTTATAGTACCTGTGCTCGAGAAGTAATTAGTAGGAATTTATAATGACCATGAAAAAAAGATTTGAATTCATTGATTCATTGAGAGGTATAGGCATTTTAATGGTCATGGTTTACCATACATATCAAGACGTTTCAAAAATATATGTCCCAGAATTGTCCCTTTTTTTTTCCCAAGGTGCGAGAGGCGTTCAATTGTTTTTTATAGTAAGTGCCTTTACACTGTACTATTCGCAACAGCAAAGAGAAAGAAAAGGATCCAACACAATTGGCAGCTTTTTTTTTAGAAGGTATTTCAGGATCGCTCCAATGTATTACTTAGGAATTTTCATTTTTTCAATGATGATAATTTTCAACATTCATCATGAACCTTTGAGACATAATCAGATCACAATTTTCAATATAGTTTCAAATTTTGTGTTTTTGAACAGTTTGAATCCCGAGTGGATTAATGCGATTGTTCTGGGTGGATGGTCAATCAGTGTGGAGTTTCTATTTTATTTTATGTTTCCACTCAATTATAAATACGTAAGTTGTCTTAAGGGTAGCATTAATTTTTTGATGATCACTTTAATCATGAGTGCAGTAAGTAGTTTTGTAATGAAGCGTTTATTTCATTTTGAGCAAGTTTTATTACTGGATGAATTTTTGTTTTATAACATTTTCAATCAGTTACCTGTTTTTGCAATTGGAATAGTAGGATTTCAGATAATAAGAGAAAAAAAATTTTTCTCTAACGATTTTAGTTATCTACTCCTCTTGATGACCATCATTGTTTTATTCGTTTTTTGGGATGATTTTACGATGCATCATTTATTAAACTCCGTGGTATTTGCAACATTGATGGTGGCATTATCGATGGGTAAATTTGACTTCTTGAATATTGGATTTTTATCCTACTTTGGAAAGATCAGTTACAGCTGTTATCTGGTTCACTTTGCTGTGTTATTTGTTATAGTCAAATTCAATTTTATTCAAATTTTTGAGCCCACAACCTTAGTCTGGAATCTTTGTAATTACTTTGTCATGCTACTGATAATTTTAGGAACGACAGCGTTAATAAGCCAAATCACATATAATCTCATCGAACGACCCTTCATAAAATTAGGAAGATCAGTCCCATCACTTCTTATTAAATAATGCACATAGCCTTTCTCACACCTGAATATCCTCACGAGCGTATAGGCTCCAGTGGCGGTCTGGGTACGAGTATCAAAAATCTTGCGTTAGAGCTTGTAAGGTCTAATGTAACTGTCAGCATTATCGTCTATGGCAAAACTAAAACAGCAGAATTCAATGATGCCGGCATCCAATTTTATATACTGAAACAGAAGAAGTATCGTATAGGCGGCTTTTATTTGTACCGTATGCGTATCAATCGATTTTTAAATTATCTTATTAAAGATAAAGGGATCGACCTACTTGAGGCACCGGACTGGACTGGAATTACTGCCTTTATGAAATTTAAGATTCCTGTCGTAATAAGGCTTCATGGAAGCGACACCTACTTTTGTCATATTGAAAAACGACCACAGAAATGGAAAAACCGTTTTTTGGAAAAGTGTGCCGTTAATACTGCAGCTGCCTTTATCGCACCCACAGCTTTCGCATGCGAGCTGAGTGCAAAGCTGTTTAAAATAAAAGCTAGCCGTATTGAGGTAATACGCCACGGTATTCAGATCAACAAATTTAAAAATGAACGCCCAGAAGATTACTTATCCTATTCAATCCTCAACATTGGGACACTTATCAGGAAAAAGGGTATGTTTCAACTTATCCAGATCTTCAACAAAATTGTAGATGATTTTCCCGATGCGACACTTACTTTGGTTGGGGGCGATGCTCCGGATGTCGCAACAGGGAATAACTCGACATGGGAAATGATGAGAAAGCAAATGAGCCCTGCCGCAGTTAAGAATGTCGCCTATAAAAGTGTTCTACCCTATGAAAATGTCCTAGCGGAAATTAAAAATGCTCATGTATGTGTTTTTCCTTCACTTGCAGAGACTTTAGGCATGGTAACTATAGAATCCATGGCCCTACAAAAGGCTGTTGTGAATACTAATATAGGTTGGGCTCAGGATATCATTACAAATGGAGAGGATGGATGTATGCACCATCCAGATGACATTACATCCTATGTCAAATCCATTACTTCGATTTTTAATAATAAGAATTTGAGCCTTGAATTAGGCCATAAGGCTCGAATGAAAGTCGAAGATAGATTTGATATAAGAAAAATAGTTGACGACAATATAAAATTTTATCTAAAAGTGTTGGCATCATGATCGTTTTAAGGCATGAAAAAGGTAAAGTTTCTGAGGGTAACCATGCTGGTGAGAATGTGATCGAGGTCTTATATAAGACTGCCAAAAAGAACCCAGCTGAGCCGATCATCATTATAAAAAACAAACTTGACGCTAGCGAATTTATCGACGCAATCGGACAGAACCCGTCTGAGCGATCACTCATCTCTAATTATAATCCGCTCAATGACGGCCTGGGTTACGTAGAGGACAGTCCATTTATAAATGTTTCCAATAGCGTTAAATACCCTACTTGGATTAAAGGTTCTAACGCCATATACATCCATTCAAGTTTGGTAAATAAAATCTCGCATCAGCTTCCTGCTGGTAATGACTTGCTCTATTGGGTAAATTCAGTTGCCAGACTGCTACAATCTAAGGGAGTCTTGTGTTATCAAATCCCTATGATGCATCAGGATGAAAGGCTTTTGACCACAAAACTATATCAATTTGTAAAACAGCACTACAAGCGCAGGTGGACATTTTTTCTACTTGCCTGTCATTTGATTTATGAAAAAAGATTTCCAGTTTACGCTTTCGCGAAAGCGCAATTCTATAAAAGAAGAAATTTAGAGTTTGATCAACGTGAACAGAATGATCTGTCCTCTTTTATATTGAGAGAGAAACCCAAAGAAATACTGAATTACGACGTGATCATTCCCACGATGGGCAGACCTAAATATCTTTATGATGTATTGAACGATTTAAGCGATCAGACCATCCTACCCGTGAGCGTTATTATCATTGAGCAAAATGAAAATCCATCATCCACTTCACAATTATCTTATTTGAAGGATGAATCATGGCCGTTTGCTATTATTCATAATTTTATTCATCAAACCGGTGCCTGTAATGCACGCAATATGGCCATAGATTTATCAGCAGCGCCGTGGGTTCTATTTTTTGATGATGACGTGAACGTAAGCAAGGATTTATCGAATAACATCTCTAATTTTATCAAATCAACTCATTCTCGGGCAGTAACTTTTCCTTGTTTGCAGGAAGGAGAGGAAGAAAAACAAAAGGGTTATTTTCAATGGGCGTTCTTTGGTTCTGGTTGCTCTATCGTACATAGAGATATCGTCAATTGTTGCAAGTTTGATCCAGCCCTGGAACACGGTTATGGTGAAGATGTAGATTACGGTATGCAGATAAGGAATTCAGGTTTTGATATCATCTACGCGCCAGAAGTTCAAATAAGGCATTTGAAAGCGCCTTCTGGGGGTTTTAGAAGTGAATTTAAATTTCCTTGGCAAGATGATACGATTCAACCTAAGCCATCGCCGCATATTATGTATTTTAGAAAAAAAAGCTATACGCAGCAACAGCTCTTGGGATATAAGTTGGTACTTGCATTGAAATTGTTTTCAAACTCAAGAAATAAGAACCCATGGAAATTTATTAGGAAGTTCAAAAAACAATGGGAGTCCAGTGCAAAATACGCCTCGCGCTTAATTCAAACTGAATGAAAAGAATCAGCTTCTTGATAACACACTTTAACAGACCTGAGGCCTTGATGAAATGTATAGAAAGCATTTTATTAATTAAGTCTGAAGATGATGAGATTATAGTAAGTGATGATGCTAGTGAGGCCTATGTAATTGACAAGATCAAGGAATTTAAATACGATAATCTAATCGGCTCTAATATAAATAAGGGTCTAGCGGCGAACATCAATAAAGGTGTAGCTGCATGCAAGGGAAAATACATCATCTATTGTCAGGAAGATTTTATGCTTGATGCAAAGCTCAAAAAAAGGATATACCAACTATGCGATATGATTGATAATAAATCTATTGATATGATTAGGTTCAGTTCCTATTTCAAATTCAATAAGTTGATTCATTTGAATGATGAAATATCTGTGATACCTAGGTTTCATTGGAAAAACTTTCTGCAGAATTTTTATCGTTACAGTGATCATCCTTTCATTGCCAGAAATGATTTTTGGCAACGATTTGGATTCTATCAGGAAAATACCTCAGGAAGGTATGGTGAAACGGAATATGGAGTACGACTTGCCAATTCAAAAGCAACTATTGCGATAACACATGATCAGCTTGCACATTCCATTGAGGGGACAGCCTCTACCTTAGCCACAGAATTACCGACATCAAAAGCAGCTAAAATCACTAGTAAAAAGTTCTACCAGTATGCCAGATCATTACGTCTATATTTTGAATGGTTGATGTATACAGATAATAGGCGTGGCTTGATCACCTATAAAAATGCCAGATTAACAAAAAATGATTAGGCTCTTCACCTTCAAAGATCTATTGATACCAGAAAATAGAGGTTCTGTACATCCACTGATTTTTGATCTATGCTATTTTGAAAATGCCCATCAGAAAACCCATGAGCAATATTCACTAGTAGACGACCCCAATGAGGCTGATGCGTTCATATTTCCTATGGATTTATTATCTCAAAGGACTTCGAACTTGTACGCTGGGGAGTTCAACAAGATGCTCAGCTTAACTAAGAAACACAATAAGAAGCTATGGGTTTATACTGGAGGTGATTACGGTACAACAATACGGGACCCAAGTGTGTTGACTTGGCGATTATCTGGAAACCGATTCAGTAATTCCGATCAAACTATTATAGTCCCAAGCTTTATTAACGATCCCATCCAGCATCAAAAAGCTCATTTATCTTATTTAGCTTATGAAGAAAAACCTCATATTGCATTTACTGGGCACGCTACTAAGGATTTTTTTATTTCCACGCGTTTCATTGCTGCAACTTTCGCAGCTAATTTGAAACGGAGTTTTAAGGTAGATAAAAGCGATATTCAGCCTATATTTATCGCCTCTGCCGAAAGGTATCGAATTTTGAAAAAGCTGGAATCTTCCAAAAATTTTAAGACCAACTTTATCTACAGGAAAAAATATAGAGGTGGCGATATATCAAAAGAAGAGAGGTTACGAGGAACTCAGGAATTTTTTGCAAACCTCACTGGATCAGCCTACACGTTTTGTATGCGAGGTGCCGGTAATTTTTCAGTAAGGTTTTATGAATCCTTAGCTTGTGGGCGCATTCCCATTCTAATTGATACAGATGTGGCTTTGCCACTTGAGAACATCATTGATTGGAAAAAATCCATCTGTAGAATTGATCCAAAAAAAAACATTGAAGAGCAAATATTAAAATTTCACAAGAAATTGAATCCCTCATCGTTTCTCGCTCTACAGAAAAGCAATAGGAAGTTATATAAGGACTATTTAGTAAGACATGCGTTTTTTGAGGCTGTTTATAATCAATTAAAACAGTAAAATGAAAATATCCCTCATCATTTGTACGTATCAGCGGCCCATTGCGATTTCTAGACTTTTGGAATCAGTACGGCAGCAGACCGTGTATCCAGATCAGATTTTAGTGATTGATGGAAGCATCGATGATGAAACATTAGTTCGCTTTCGCGAAAGCGAAATTCCCAACTTACATTATTACAAAGTGCCGGAAAAAGACCGTGGTCTTACCAGACAACGCAACTATGGTATTGAGCGAGTGGATCAAGAGATGGATATTGTCGCTTTTCTCGATGATGATACGATTCTGTTAGAAAATTACTTTGAGGAAATAATTGAAACCTATCAGAAATATCCGGAAGCTATGGGCGTAGGTGGATACATCATCAATGAAGTGAATTGGGTAAAAGCAACAGAACCGCAAAGAGATGATTTGAATCATTTTTATTTTGATAACTACCGTCGCAAGGAAAGTTCCCGTTACAAATTAAGACGTAGATTAAATTTAATACAAAAGGAGCCTCCAGGCTACTATCCGGATTTTGGCCATGGAAGATCCATAGGTTTTTTGCCTCCATCGGGAAAAATTTATCAAACGGAAACCTTAATGGGTGGGGTTTCCAGTTTTCCTTATAATGTGCTCCAGACCCATAAGTTCTCGGAATATTTTGAAGGGTATGGGTTATACGAGGATGCGGACTTTAGCTTGCGTCTCGCCAAAATAGGTAAGTTATATGTAAATGCAGCTGCTCAATTGGAGCACCATCACGATGCTTCAGGTAGGCCTAACCTCTATAAATACGGAAAGATGGTGGTAAGAAATGGCTGGTATGTCTGGCGGGTCAAAAATCCCAAACCTTTAGTAAAGGATCAGACCAAGTGGTACCAGATCACGATACTACTCGCTGCCATTAGATTTCTCAATATATTTACTACAAAGGAGAAATGGCAGGCATTTGAAGAAACATCAGGTAGGGTAGTCGGGCTTTTCTCTTTATTATGGAACAAACCAAGACCATGAAATTTTCTAAGGACATCAAGCGATATACTGACTATAGTGGTAAAAGCGCATTGCTCATGTTGCTGACACAGCAGGGTTTATGGTCCCTTTTTTATTATAGGATCTTTAATGCCGCTTACCGCTCCCATATTCCTAATTTTTTTAAGAGAATTATTTTAATGATAGGGGTAGTGTTTCAAAAGAAAGTAGAAATATTTACCGGTATAACTTTGCCATATTCAGCAACGATAGGTGAAGGTCTTTATATAGGACATCATTCCGGTATTATCATTAATGCTGCTGCAGTTATAGGTGACAACTGCAATATATCACAGGGCGTCACCATAGGAGTTAGCGGTCGAGGTTCTAAACGTGGTGTTCCTACAGTAGGTGATCGGGTTTACATAGGTGTTAATGCCGTTATTGCAGGTGATATAAAAATAGGTAACGATGCTGTGATCGCGGCAAATTCCTTAGTAACCAAAGATGTTGATTCCGGAACAACGGTCATGGGAGTTCCAGCTTTCAAGGTAAGCGACCGTAACAGTCATGACTATATTTTATGAATCTTCTGGTAATTTCTGACGCACCTATACTTGAGGTTCATGGCAATAGGCAAGCCTATGCACCGTATGCCAAAGAACTGGATTTATGGATGAAACACTCTTCACAGGTTACTTTTATATGCCCGGATAAGTATTTGCATAATTTATTGCTCCGTGAATTAGAACAACAGGATTTTGAGCAGATAGCTG
Protein-coding sequences here:
- a CDS encoding UDP-glycosyltransferase, giving the protein MHSKKVFILFPDGVGLRNFAFTGFKEIGEQLDFDITYWNNTIFPIQSELGYKELHIGSTKIHPKTPVLSHARKRVELALSRKRANDHVYNTYRFPLKWNGPKHFLKSAFVKFHERFNATPHGWQRLMDQMYAAERSTDRYQKAKTQLQEHQPDLVFCTTQRATQAIAPMLAAKDLGIKTACWIYSWDNLPKGMSTIETDYYFVWSDLMKQQMLEYYPKTVPEQIFVTGTPQFEPHYDNSILLSRKQFCEEHHLDEDTQYICFSGDDQTTSPLDQYYLEDTAIAVRKLRDEGYNLAIIYRQVPIDFTGRYDKVLEKYADVITTIAPLWKPMGEHWNQVMPTKADFARLVNTCYHSEMVVNICSSMVFDFVIHGKPTIFPNYEQPQLKKGIRDIGQNYEYIHFRSMPDREKSVVWAYNKSEIYEGIKGLLDGALNPVSITKQWYEVVNRSDSPNKASERIWKGIAEILPR
- a CDS encoding glycosyltransferase family 2 protein; translated protein: MKRISFLITHFNRPEALMKCIESILLIKSEDDEIIVSDDASEAYVIDKIKEFKYDNLIGSNINKGLAANINKGVAACKGKYIIYCQEDFMLDAKLKKRIYQLCDMIDNKSIDMIRFSSYFKFNKLIHLNDEISVIPRFHWKNFLQNFYRYSDHPFIARNDFWQRFGFYQENTSGRYGETEYGVRLANSKATIAITHDQLAHSIEGTASTLATELPTSKAAKITSKKFYQYARSLRLYFEWLMYTDNRRGLITYKNARLTKND
- a CDS encoding glycosyltransferase family 4 protein, which produces MHIAFLTPEYPHERIGSSGGLGTSIKNLALELVRSNVTVSIIVYGKTKTAEFNDAGIQFYILKQKKYRIGGFYLYRMRINRFLNYLIKDKGIDLLEAPDWTGITAFMKFKIPVVIRLHGSDTYFCHIEKRPQKWKNRFLEKCAVNTAAAFIAPTAFACELSAKLFKIKASRIEVIRHGIQINKFKNERPEDYLSYSILNIGTLIRKKGMFQLIQIFNKIVDDFPDATLTLVGGDAPDVATGNNSTWEMMRKQMSPAAVKNVAYKSVLPYENVLAEIKNAHVCVFPSLAETLGMVTIESMALQKAVVNTNIGWAQDIITNGEDGCMHHPDDITSYVKSITSIFNNKNLSLELGHKARMKVEDRFDIRKIVDDNIKFYLKVLAS
- a CDS encoding acyltransferase family protein; amino-acid sequence: MSYKMIYSLRISSSRIYGLDFLRCLAILFVVFGHGAYLMEWENYMYVNYFLFDGVAIFFVLSGFLIGRILLNLVENPQFSYLHLIDFWLRRWLRTLPNYLLILLILFGLNLLFTNGFQISNYFSYFIFSQNLINKHPDFFPEAWSLSIEEWFYLLTPILLFVGIVVFKINRRWVIFYSILLLLIGSTFIRYSLYAHGEIVDGEAWAKLLSGRVVTRLDSIMYGVIGAVCSKYYRVLWFKFKNALFFVGLLLFLFIKFSPIDYSAIGFFNSVFSFSLISIATLFLLPFLSHLKNGKGLVYKIVTFISLISYPMYLVNLSIVQYWILNIVDWDSMTYFNSYFKVLLSYFLYWLLTIGLAFFIYRYFEKPIMRFRSRLRII
- a CDS encoding glycosyltransferase family 2 protein; translation: MIVLRHEKGKVSEGNHAGENVIEVLYKTAKKNPAEPIIIIKNKLDASEFIDAIGQNPSERSLISNYNPLNDGLGYVEDSPFINVSNSVKYPTWIKGSNAIYIHSSLVNKISHQLPAGNDLLYWVNSVARLLQSKGVLCYQIPMMHQDERLLTTKLYQFVKQHYKRRWTFFLLACHLIYEKRFPVYAFAKAQFYKRRNLEFDQREQNDLSSFILREKPKEILNYDVIIPTMGRPKYLYDVLNDLSDQTILPVSVIIIEQNENPSSTSQLSYLKDESWPFAIIHNFIHQTGACNARNMAIDLSAAPWVLFFDDDVNVSKDLSNNISNFIKSTHSRAVTFPCLQEGEEEKQKGYFQWAFFGSGCSIVHRDIVNCCKFDPALEHGYGEDVDYGMQIRNSGFDIIYAPEVQIRHLKAPSGGFRSEFKFPWQDDTIQPKPSPHIMYFRKKSYTQQQLLGYKLVLALKLFSNSRNKNPWKFIRKFKKQWESSAKYASRLIQTE
- a CDS encoding acyltransferase family protein, translated to MKKRFEFIDSLRGIGILMVMVYHTYQDVSKIYVPELSLFFSQGARGVQLFFIVSAFTLYYSQQQRERKGSNTIGSFFFRRYFRIAPMYYLGIFIFSMMIIFNIHHEPLRHNQITIFNIVSNFVFLNSLNPEWINAIVLGGWSISVEFLFYFMFPLNYKYVSCLKGSINFLMITLIMSAVSSFVMKRLFHFEQVLLLDEFLFYNIFNQLPVFAIGIVGFQIIREKKFFSNDFSYLLLLMTIIVLFVFWDDFTMHHLLNSVVFATLMVALSMGKFDFLNIGFLSYFGKISYSCYLVHFAVLFVIVKFNFIQIFEPTTLVWNLCNYFVMLLIILGTTALISQITYNLIERPFIKLGRSVPSLLIK
- a CDS encoding class I SAM-dependent methyltransferase — translated: MNLLSLFKRVKFRLYSYKKKVKTITVDRLLANDFYFKYEGYCNCCDQKVTFSSRNSWLRDYFFCDDCKSIPRERALMRVIEEEYPNWRSLKIHESSPGNRGTSLKLKKYAADYSCSQYFPNHKNGSQVNNWMNQNLEDLTFEDNSFDLIITQDVLEHVFNPAKAFQEIGRVLKRGGAHIFTVPLVNKHQKTERWATIDENGELNFLGEPEWHGNVVDPNGSPVTMHWGFDIIEFIKKYSNLNTKIFHIDDLSNGIRAELIEVLVTRKS
- a CDS encoding N-acetylneuraminate synthase family protein — translated: MNKYQPPFTIAEIGGNHKGDMEIAKEMIKVASIFCKVDAIKFQKRHNIELLTQEQYEAPHPNPVNSYGDTYGAHREFLEFDVDQHAELKSYCEEMGVIYATSVWDVTSAKEIATLEPDFIKIPSACNNHFEMLGWLCENYNGEIHASTGMTTRDEIKTIVEFFEGKNRAKDLVLYNCTSGYPVPFPDVCLLDITTLTKEYGDRVKSIGFSGHHLGIAVDVAAYTLGAHIVERHYTLDRTWKGTDHSASLEPAGMRKLARDLRAVHQALTHKETDILPIEQVQRDKLKYRK